CTTTTAATTTAAAATTTTCAATTTCTTTGTGTGTAAAGAATCTCTCCATTTTTTTTTTATTTTCTAAAAAACTTTTAAATCTTTCAACCTTTATTATATCACATCCTATTGACTTCATGGTTTAATCTCTGAGCTTTCAATTATTTCAAGTTTTATTTTTTTAGGTTCATAATCATATATTTCTGTTTCATTGATATTCTCTTTAAGAATTATATTTGTGTTAATGTTGTAAATTCCAGGGGTTTTTATATTTGCTAAATCAAAAGCAAGGTTTATATTTTGTTTGTTTATATGGGTTTTAATTTGTTTTTCAGAAAGTCTTGTTTTTATTTTTACAAACATTTTGTTTTCTGGGTTTATTATTTTTTCTTTATCTTTAATCTCAAGACCATTTTTTAGATTATTAAAAATAAGATTAGGAGATTTTATTATTGTGTTTGAATATTTTTTGTTTAAATAAATATTGATTACTACATGACTTTTTTCAAACACAACTAGGGGATTTGGAGGTACTACTTCAAGATAATCTGATACAAATAGGGTTCTTGTATCAAACTCTTTTACGTTGGTTTGAATAGTGTTTATTTTTTTGAGCTCTTGTTCGGGGCCACATACTAATAAATGTTCAGGTAATATATTGTATTTTGCAATAAAATATTCTCCTTTACCATCTTTTTCTATAAGTTTAAACTTAGGTTCTATTTTAACTAATTTGGAGATTTTGTTATCAAGATCCAGAACCACATTTGTTTTTGAGAGTTTATATTCTGCAATGTGTATTGAGTTAAGATTTTTTATTTTTATTGGGAGCTTATATTTTCCAGGAATTTTTATTTTTGATGCTTCAATAAATAATATTATTTTATTAAGATCAAGATATTTTAAGTCATCTTTGTTAACTTTTATTGTAATCTTGACCTTGCTAAAGTCAGGCATTTTTCTAAGAGCTATTTGATCGTTCAAGATAATGTTGAATTCTTTTTCAGTTGTTATTGATTCTATTTTGTTGAAATGAAACGCTACAAACATTAGAATAGCTATTAAAATGGAAATAGCTTTATTTTGCCAATCATCAAATAGTAATTTTATTATATTTGTTATTTTTTTGCTTATTTTCATTATTTTACTCTATTAGCTCGAGATTCAATTTATTTCTAATTTCGTTTAAACTTAAATTGTATTCCAATTTTGCATTGATTGTAATAGAAATAGATCCAGTTTCTTCGGAGGTTATTATTGTTATTGCATCAGAATTTTCAGAAATCCCAAGTCCTGCTCTGTGTCTTGTTCCAAATGCTTTGCTAATAGAATCAACATTGGATAATGGTAAAAATGAACCTGCGTATTTTAATTTATTTTTACTAATTATTACAGCTCCGTCGTGAAGAGGGGTTTCGCGCTCAAATAGTGATATTAGCAGTTCGCTAGATACTAGTGCATCAATTTTAGTCCCTTTGTTTATTATTTGCTCCAGCTGTATTTTTTTTTCGATGCATATTAGGCTGCCAGATTTGTTTTCAGAAAGATGTTTAACTGCTTTGAGGATTTCAGCAACAACTTTTAAAGTTTCTTCTTTTTTATTTGAAAGCTTAAAAGCTAAATTAAAATTTCCAATTTGCATTATTATTTTTTTTATTTCTTGATTAAAAAGTATGACTATTGCTATTGGCAATATATTGGCTATATAATTTAACAGCCAGCTAATGGTATAGAGATTTAAATAATATGAGATAATTCCTATAGAGGTTATGATCAACATTCCTTTTAGTAGATTTGTAGAATAAGAATTGATTACATTTTTATATATGTAATATACTAAGATGCTAATTAAGCTTAGATCTAAAATTCTTGAAAAAGTATCTTTTATTTGATTTAAATCATTTATGTCTATCACAAATTTTCTACTCAATGTTAAAACACTGTACTTATTGATCTATATTAGTATAATATAAAATATATAAATAAGCACAGTTTATAATTAAATTAAATTGTTTTTAAATTTATGAATAAAAGAGAAAATATTATAGCTTTAATATTTGATTTTGACAATACTCTTATTTATGGTAATATGCAGCAAGTGCTGTTTGATGAGTATTGTGTTGATTCTTGCTCCTTTTGGAGAGAAGTTGAAAGTTTAGAGTATGTTTATAATCAAAACGGTTATAATATCATTTCTAATGAAATGATATATTTATCTCATTTTTTAACCTATGTAAGAGAGGGGGTTTTTAAAAGTTTAAATAATAAAGTGCTATTTAATTTAGGTGCTAAGTTAAGATTTTTTGAAGGGGTTATTGGTTTATTTGATGAGATATCTCAGATAAATAAGAAGTTGGAAGGTAATAATTCGCAGGTTAAGATTTATATTGTTTCAAGCGGGTTTAGACAAATGATTTTGGGAAGCAAAATTGCACCTTATGTGAGCAAAGTATGGGCATGTGAGTTTATAGATTCTTATTTGATGCCTTTTTATGAACTTAGAGATGAAAAATTTTCTAAAAACAAGGTTTTAAGCAGTGTTTGCTATTTTGTAGATCATACAATAAAAACCAGGGTTATTTTTGAAATTAATAAAGGTTCTTATGAGAAGATAAATCAGAGAGTACCAAAGAGTAAAAGACAAATTCCTTTTAAAAATATATTTTACATTGCAGATGGATTTACTGATATTCCGGCATTTGAAATCTTAAATAATATTTTAAATCATTGTAGAAATACCTTGACAGTGTATCATGAAAATGATACGAATGCAAAAAAATTGTTTTATGAGAATAGGGTAGGAGATTTTGCTGAGGCCAATTATAGTAAAGGCACTAAATTGTATAATTGGATAATGGAGAAAATTTGCTTGAGCGTGTAGTTTATTAATTCACTTTTTTTAGTTGATAAAAGCAGCAAAAAAATAAAAAGAGGAGATATGTTTAAAGATTTAAATACAAATCAAGGGTTAAGGCCTTGGAGAATAGAATCTGTTTTTTATTGTATTGTCATAGTTTTAATATTTATTGGGGCTTTTAAAATAGCAGAGGCTGTATTTAAACCTTTGGCTATTTCCATAGTGTTGGGATTTTTAGTTTATCCAGTTTATACTTTTTTGGCAAGATTTAAAGTTCCAAAATTTTTAATAGTTTTTATTATATTTTTTTTATTATTTTCTTTTTCTTATTTGATTTTTAGTTTTGTTTATTACAGTGTTACTGTTTTAATGAAGCAATTACCCTACTATCAAAATCAATTGGCATTTATTATGAAAGATGTGCTTAGTCGCTATAAAGTTGATAGTTCTGTTATTAATGATATAAATTTCTCTGGGTACATTTATCCGTTTTTAACAAGAGCTTCTAATGAGATTATTGGATTTACAAGTAGCTTGGTAGTAGTCTTTTTGTTGTTGTATTTTTTGCTTTCAGAAATACATGTTTTTGGAATGAAACTTGATAAAGCTTTTAAAAAGCCAGTATCTACTAGATTTATTGGGGCTCTAGATACGATTAATAATCAAATTGGCAAATATTTAGGGATAAAAATTCTTGTGAGCTGCTTAACAGGTATTTTAGTGTTTATTGGATTAACTTTGTTTGGACAAGATTTTCCTCTTGTTTGGGCAGTTCTTACTTTTGTTTTCAATTTTATTCCCAGCATTGGGTCTATATTAGCTGTGTTTTTTATTGTAATAACATCTTTAATTCAATTTTATCCAAATTTAAACATAGTGCTTTATATTTTTATATACAATACTGCTGTTCAAATGTTGATTGGAAATATTCTTGAGCCGAAAATGCAGGGGAAAAGACTTGATATTTCACCATTTTTGCTCTTATGTTTTTTGTTTTTTTGGGGATGGCTTTGGGGTATTGTGGGTCTTTTAATAGCTTATCCTTTTACTGTAATTGTAAAGGTAATAGTTGATAATGTAAGTTGGTTAAAGTCTTTTTCTGTATTTTTAGGTGGTTCTGAGATTTTAAGCAATATTAGCCATGTTTCAGACAAAGATAAGGAGATTTAATTTTGAAAAGAAAGGTTATGCTTACAGGAGATAGACCTACTGGTGCTCTTCATTTAGGACACTATGTGGGATCTGTAGTAAATCGGTTGAAATTTCAAGAAGAGTATGAAACATATTTTATTATAGCTGATTTACATACTTTGACTACAAAACCCGATTTGAAAAGCATCAATACAATACCTTTTAATGTTAGAGAAATGGTTTTAGATTATCTTGCTTGCGGGATTAATCCTAATAAGGTTAGTATATATTTGCAATCAGCCATACCGGAGCTCTTTGAGCTTTATTTAATATTTTCAATGATTGTTACTGTTGCTCGCTTGCAAAGGATCCCAAGTATAAAGGATATGAGCATTGCAGCTGGACTTAAAGAGATTCCTTACGGTCTTTTAGGATATCCTGTTCTTATGAGTGCAGATATTTTAATGGCAAAAGCCAATTTAGTTCCCGTTGGTCGCGATAATGAATCTCATATTGAATTTGCAAGAGAACTTGCAAGAAGGTTTAATCATTTGTATAAAAATAATTTTTTTCCAATACCCGAATCTGTTTTTACGGATTCTCGTCCTTTGGTGGGTATTTGTGGTAAGAATAAAATGAGCAAGAGTCTTGATAATGCAATTTTTTTAAACGATGATGAAAATTTGTTAGAAAAAAAAGTTATGTCTATGTATACAGATCCAAATAGAATAAGGGCAGATATTCCTGGTAATGTTGAAGGTAACCCTGTTTTTATTTATCACAGTATTTTTAATAGTAATCACGAAGAAGTTGAAGATCTTAAAAACAGGTATAAGAAGGGTAAAGTAGGTGATGTTGAGGTTAAAAAGAAATTGTTTTTAGCTTTGAATAGCTTTTTAAAGCCAATCAGAGATAAAAGAAGATTTTATGAAACCAAAAAAAAAGATTACATTGATGAAATTATTTTTGATGGTACTAGCAAGGCAAGGTTTATCGCAAATAAAGTAGTAAAAGATGTGAAAGATTTAATAGGACTTTCAAAAACTTGGAATGGAATAAGATATAGTGCCGAAAAAAATAAAAAATGAAGAATGAAAATCATTGATTTTATGCTAGACTTATAGTGGTGATTAACTTATTATTTAAATCAAACAATATTAATTATTATGGTAGATTTGCCTTTTTTATTAAGCTTTTATTAAATTCTAGTAGCTTGAATAAAATGTTTCTTTTTGTATAAATAACTTCACTGAGAACCCTTATTACGGGTTCTGTTTTTGAGATTCTCATCCATAAGGTTGCAACAATTTCTTTATTAGTTTTTAACAATACCTTTAATCCTCCTGAGGAATCTCCTGTTCTAATCTTAGATTGTCTTGTACCTTCATAGTTAATGATTTCATAATCAACTATTGATAATTCTTGAAATAACTTATTGTTTTTTATCTCTTTGATCAATAGATTTTCATAATTGCTTTTTAAAATTTCTTGATTTTCTATTTTGAGATTTGTTAAATTGGCTTTCTCGGATGATACTATTACATTGCTATAAAAATTTGTTGTATTTAAAATATCTTTTAAGCTATATTTTTCTTTATAGTAGTTTTTAGATAATTTGCACCATATTTGGTAAAGTTCTTTCATTTTTAATAATTTTACGATACTAAGTAGAGTAGTAATTGGGTCTCTTACCCTTGAAGGATGTATTATA
This portion of the Borreliella afzelii genome encodes:
- a CDS encoding CdaR family protein encodes the protein MKISKKITNIIKLLFDDWQNKAISILIAILMFVAFHFNKIESITTEKEFNIILNDQIALRKMPDFSKVKITIKVNKDDLKYLDLNKIILFIEASKIKIPGKYKLPIKIKNLNSIHIAEYKLSKTNVVLDLDNKISKLVKIEPKFKLIEKDGKGEYFIAKYNILPEHLLVCGPEQELKKINTIQTNVKEFDTRTLFVSDYLEVVPPNPLVVFEKSHVVINIYLNKKYSNTIIKSPNLIFNNLKNGLEIKDKEKIINPENKMFVKIKTRLSEKQIKTHINKQNINLAFDLANIKTPGIYNINTNIILKENINETEIYDYEPKKIKLEIIESSEIKP
- the cdaA gene encoding diadenylate cyclase CdaA, whose product is MIDINDLNQIKDTFSRILDLSLISILVYYIYKNVINSYSTNLLKGMLIITSIGIISYYLNLYTISWLLNYIANILPIAIVILFNQEIKKIIMQIGNFNLAFKLSNKKEETLKVVAEILKAVKHLSENKSGSLICIEKKIQLEQIINKGTKIDALVSSELLISLFERETPLHDGAVIISKNKLKYAGSFLPLSNVDSISKAFGTRHRAGLGISENSDAITIITSEETGSISITINAKLEYNLSLNEIRNKLNLELIE
- a CDS encoding haloacid dehalogenase-like hydrolase, producing MNKRENIIALIFDFDNTLIYGNMQQVLFDEYCVDSCSFWREVESLEYVYNQNGYNIISNEMIYLSHFLTYVREGVFKSLNNKVLFNLGAKLRFFEGVIGLFDEISQINKKLEGNNSQVKIYIVSSGFRQMILGSKIAPYVSKVWACEFIDSYLMPFYELRDEKFSKNKVLSSVCYFVDHTIKTRVIFEINKGSYEKINQRVPKSKRQIPFKNIFYIADGFTDIPAFEILNNILNHCRNTLTVYHENDTNAKKLFYENRVGDFAEANYSKGTKLYNWIMEKICLSV
- a CDS encoding AI-2E family transporter → MFKDLNTNQGLRPWRIESVFYCIVIVLIFIGAFKIAEAVFKPLAISIVLGFLVYPVYTFLARFKVPKFLIVFIIFFLLFSFSYLIFSFVYYSVTVLMKQLPYYQNQLAFIMKDVLSRYKVDSSVINDINFSGYIYPFLTRASNEIIGFTSSLVVVFLLLYFLLSEIHVFGMKLDKAFKKPVSTRFIGALDTINNQIGKYLGIKILVSCLTGILVFIGLTLFGQDFPLVWAVLTFVFNFIPSIGSILAVFFIVITSLIQFYPNLNIVLYIFIYNTAVQMLIGNILEPKMQGKRLDISPFLLLCFLFFWGWLWGIVGLLIAYPFTVIVKVIVDNVSWLKSFSVFLGGSEILSNISHVSDKDKEI
- the trpS gene encoding tryptophan--tRNA ligase — translated: MKRKVMLTGDRPTGALHLGHYVGSVVNRLKFQEEYETYFIIADLHTLTTKPDLKSINTIPFNVREMVLDYLACGINPNKVSIYLQSAIPELFELYLIFSMIVTVARLQRIPSIKDMSIAAGLKEIPYGLLGYPVLMSADILMAKANLVPVGRDNESHIEFARELARRFNHLYKNNFFPIPESVFTDSRPLVGICGKNKMSKSLDNAIFLNDDENLLEKKVMSMYTDPNRIRADIPGNVEGNPVFIYHSIFNSNHEEVEDLKNRYKKGKVGDVEVKKKLFLALNSFLKPIRDKRRFYETKKKDYIDEIIFDGTSKARFIANKVVKDVKDLIGLSKTWNGIRYSAEKNKK